Within the Herbaspirillum sp. RTI4 genome, the region CGCAAAGAAAATCGAAACCGTTCCCGGTTTTGTGATCGAAGATGCGCTTGCCCGTTTGCAGGCAATCCTGGAATGAGCTGAGCAGGGTCAACAGGCCCTAAGCCGCCTTCGGAATCCACTCCTGCACCGTCAGTTCAATCGTAATGAACGACAAATTACTGCCGCGCACGAATCGTCCGGCGTGGATTTTTCCATCGATATCGGCCACCACGCCTTGTAACTGATTGGCGTGTGGCTGGCTGTCGTCGCCGAAGCCGATCTCGCCGAAGACATTCAGAATCTCCACTCCGGGGCCGACAATTTCGGTTGTGCGCCAGCCGTCGGCGGTGCGGTATTCGAGGTGGGCGTCGATCAGACTGCCGAGCGCGCCGCGCACGATGGCGGTGCGCATGCCGTGTTCGCGGCACAGCGCTTCCACGCTTTCGGTCAGATCCTGGTTCGGTTTCAGGCGCGCCATGACCAGCTTGCCCAGCGTGCCTTCTTGTACTTCTACATCAGCGAAAATCGTCATTGGGGTTCCATGGGTGTCGGATGCAATAGACTGAAAAGCGTCTCTTCGTCGCGGGTAACGACAAAGGCGCTGCGGGAAAATAAACATAAACGAATGATGAGCGGATCGTCGCCCACGATCACGTCGTCGAGCAGCAGATGGCCGCCATGCACTACACCGTCGCTGTTGATGAATCCGGCGTGGCAATGCAGCAGGATTTTCCCTTCCTCGTTCTGGCCGATGGTGATGCCGCCGGTGACAAAGGTGATCTGGCCTTGCAGTGCAAAGGCGGTGCCGTAATCGTAGGGACGGTGCGGAATGTCGATATCTTCGATGCGGTGATACTTCAGCGAACCGGCGCTGCCGCCGACGAAACGGCCGACGCCGCCGCGCTGTCCGTAGCGGGCCAGCACCTCGCACAGCGCCGGGCCGACCGCAGTACCGGTGGGCAGACTCATGCGCAATTCTTCCGCCGGATCGGCTTCCAGATCGAGCAGACGCGGCGAGCTGGGCTGACCGGCATGAATAAATTTACGCACACTGACGAAGCCGGGCGTGTGTAGCGGAGCAGGGGAGTCGCTCATAAACGGTAGTCTCCCTGTTCTTCGAGCAAAGCCTTGATTTGTTTTTTGACGATTTTGCCGTAACCGGATTTGGGCATGTTGTCCCAGAAGATAAAACGGCGCGGGCATTTGTATTTGGCGACGCGCTCAGCCAGATGCTCCAACAGTACTGCTGCATCGGCTGGCATGCCGCTTTTGGTGACGATGACTGCCAGCCCGCTCTCACCCCACTTGGGATCAGGCACGCCCAGCACCGCCACTTCCGACACCGATGGATGCAATAACAGGGCTTCTTCGATTTCGCGCGGATAGACATTCGAGCCGCCGGAAATATACATATCGGAAGAGCGTCCCGTGATGTACAGGAAGCCTTGCGCATCGACGTGACCGAGGTCGCCGGTATGGAACCAGCCGCCTTTGAAGGCCTTGGTATTGGCGTCGGGATTGTCGTGATAGCCAAGAAAAACAGCCGGGCCGCGCACGCAGATTTCACCGGTTTCATGTGGTGCCAGCCGCACGCCGCTATTGTCGAGAATGGCGATTTCCATGCCGGTGCGCGGGATGCCGCAAGTGCCTACGCGGGCTTCGGGGTGCTGGTCGTCGGCGTGGTGCATTTCGGGTGGCAGCCAGGTGATATTGCCGGTCACTTCGCCCAGGCCGTAATACTGCACCAGCACCTTGCCCAGCTTGTTGATGGCGTGGCGCTGATCGGCGCGGTACATGGGCGCGCCGGCGTAAATGACGTGTTTCAGCGAGCTGTGATCGTAACGATCGACGCTGGCGTCTTCGGTCAGTATCTTGACGATGGTCGGTACAGTAAACATGTTGTCGATGCGATGCGTCTGCACCAGTTGCCACGCTTCTTCCGGGATCAGGCGCTCACTCGACAGCAGCACGCTGGCTGCGCCGCGTGCGGTGTTGACGACGGCGTGAATGCCCGCGCCATGCGACAGCGGTGCGACGACCAGCGAGCGTGATCGATGGCTCAACCCGGGCAGTAAATCGGCCAGATGATTGGTGACCACAAACGCCATCTGGCCGTGGGTCAGCATGCCGGCTTTGGGATGGCCGGTGGTGCCGGAGGTATAAAAAAACCAGAGCGGATCGTCGTACTCGACTTCGGTTTCAGGGAAGGCGGGGCCGCTGTCGGCGTGAGCGGCGAGTTGCTCGTAATCGAGTTCGCCGGTGCGCGGATTGCGCAAGGCCACGACATGGCTCAGCGCTGGCGAGACGGCTTTTACGGCATCGACGTAGGGCGCAAAGCCCTCGTCATAAATCATGACGGAAGCCGCGCTGGACTGACCCAGATACGCCGCTTCCGGCGCAGTGATACGGACATTGGTCGGCACCCAGATCGCCCCCAGCTTGAAGGCAACCCAGGCGCTCTCGAAAATTTGCAGGTTGTTGCGCGAATGGACCAGGATGCGGTCGCCTTTGCCGACGCCGATTTTCTGCAAGGCATGGGCAACGGCATCGACACGGCGGTTGATCTGCGACCAGGTAGTGACGACGGGGCCGACAATCAGCCCCGGTTCGTCGGGAAAGCGGCGCGCCACATCGGACAGCATGCGGCCTAAATTCATTACATTTTTTAACATTGTCTCGCTCAGTTTTTTATTGTTTAAAGATTCGACCGGCTTACCGCCGGATCCTTCGATACGGGATTGAATCCCTGCTCAGGAGGAACGGTAGGGAGGGTGATAAGGAAAATCACCTGCGTACTAACACGCCTTTCCCGTTCGACTGCCTGAATAAAAACATTCCTTCCCGTTCGTTTGCCTAAATATAAACATCCCTTCCCGTTCGTCCTGAGTAGGCGCAAATGCGCCGTATCGAAGGATCCGGCGACACGCCGGTCTGGCCGGGATTGCATCCCTGCTCAGGAGGAACGGTAGGGAGAGTGATAAGGAAAATCACCTGCGTACTAACACGCCTTTCCCGTTCGACTGCCTGAATAAAAACATTCCTTCCCGTTC harbors:
- a CDS encoding acyl-CoA synthetase, with the protein product MSETMLKNVMNLGRMLSDVARRFPDEPGLIVGPVVTTWSQINRRVDAVAHALQKIGVGKGDRILVHSRNNLQIFESAWVAFKLGAIWVPTNVRITAPEAAYLGQSSAASVMIYDEGFAPYVDAVKAVSPALSHVVALRNPRTGELDYEQLAAHADSGPAFPETEVEYDDPLWFFYTSGTTGHPKAGMLTHGQMAFVVTNHLADLLPGLSHRSRSLVVAPLSHGAGIHAVVNTARGAASVLLSSERLIPEEAWQLVQTHRIDNMFTVPTIVKILTEDASVDRYDHSSLKHVIYAGAPMYRADQRHAINKLGKVLVQYYGLGEVTGNITWLPPEMHHADDQHPEARVGTCGIPRTGMEIAILDNSGVRLAPHETGEICVRGPAVFLGYHDNPDANTKAFKGGWFHTGDLGHVDAQGFLYITGRSSDMYISGGSNVYPREIEEALLLHPSVSEVAVLGVPDPKWGESGLAVIVTKSGMPADAAVLLEHLAERVAKYKCPRRFIFWDNMPKSGYGKIVKKQIKALLEEQGDYRL
- a CDS encoding PPC domain-containing DNA-binding protein, whose translation is MTIFADVEVQEGTLGKLVMARLKPNQDLTESVEALCREHGMRTAIVRGALGSLIDAHLEYRTADGWRTTEIVGPGVEILNVFGEIGFGDDSQPHANQLQGVVADIDGKIHAGRFVRGSNLSFITIELTVQEWIPKAA